Proteins from a genomic interval of Thermus hydrothermalis:
- a CDS encoding ABC transporter ATP-binding protein, whose amino-acid sequence MLRLENITKRFGPVVANRGITLEVGRGEVLALLGENGAGKTTLVSVLYGLYAPDEGRILLDGKEVRIPSPRAAQRLGIALVPQHPELIEAHTVAENLALGLDLPPFFARRALVGRLRALLQDHPLGVDLEAKVERLSAGEKQRVELLRALLNRPRILILDEPTSVLTPKEAEELFQEIARLKAGGLAVIFISHKLDEVLAIADRIAVLRAGEKVGELPRQEADKERLVRLMVGRSPSPPPKAPPPREEVVLEVEDLLVPRHGFPVQGVSFALRAGEVLGVAGVAGSGQKELVEALAGLRPYRGTVRFLGRPLPKDPAQVFSLGVAHIPEERAMGVVGGMSVAENLALRTYPAYARFGLLDYRSLEEEARALMAAYAIKAPSPRTPVRFLSGGNVQKVILARELKGGPRLVLAMHPTYGVDVGAAEEVHGRLLDLARQGAAILLVSEDLDEILALSHRVAALYHGRLVGPVPREEADRERLGRMMAEGRA is encoded by the coding sequence ATGCTGCGATTGGAAAACATCACCAAGCGCTTTGGACCCGTGGTGGCCAACCGGGGCATCACCCTCGAGGTGGGCCGGGGCGAGGTCCTCGCCCTTCTCGGGGAGAACGGGGCGGGGAAGACCACCTTGGTGAGCGTCCTCTATGGCCTCTACGCCCCCGATGAGGGGCGGATCCTCCTGGACGGGAAGGAGGTGCGCATCCCCTCCCCCAGGGCGGCCCAGCGGCTTGGCATCGCCCTCGTGCCCCAGCACCCCGAGCTCATAGAGGCCCACACCGTGGCGGAAAACCTGGCCCTGGGGCTAGACCTCCCGCCCTTTTTCGCCCGGCGGGCCTTGGTGGGGCGGCTTAGGGCCTTGCTTCAGGACCACCCTTTGGGGGTGGACCTCGAGGCCAAGGTGGAAAGGCTTTCCGCCGGGGAAAAGCAACGGGTGGAGCTCCTAAGGGCCCTCCTAAACCGTCCCCGGATCCTCATCCTGGACGAGCCCACGAGCGTCCTTACCCCCAAGGAGGCGGAAGAGCTTTTTCAGGAGATCGCCCGCCTGAAGGCCGGGGGCCTTGCCGTCATCTTCATCAGCCACAAGCTGGACGAGGTCTTGGCCATCGCCGACCGCATCGCCGTGCTCCGGGCGGGGGAGAAGGTGGGGGAACTCCCGCGGCAGGAGGCGGACAAGGAGCGCCTGGTGCGCCTCATGGTGGGCCGGAGCCCTAGTCCCCCGCCCAAGGCCCCGCCGCCCCGGGAGGAGGTGGTCTTGGAGGTGGAGGACCTCCTGGTCCCCCGGCACGGCTTTCCCGTCCAAGGGGTTTCCTTCGCCCTCCGGGCGGGGGAGGTCTTGGGCGTGGCCGGGGTGGCGGGAAGCGGCCAGAAGGAGCTCGTGGAGGCCCTGGCGGGGCTTAGGCCCTATCGGGGCACGGTGCGCTTTTTGGGGAGGCCCCTGCCCAAAGACCCCGCCCAGGTTTTCTCCCTGGGCGTGGCCCATATCCCCGAGGAACGGGCCATGGGCGTGGTGGGGGGGATGAGCGTGGCGGAGAACCTGGCCCTTAGGACGTATCCCGCCTATGCCCGGTTTGGGCTTTTGGACTACCGGAGCTTGGAGGAGGAGGCTCGGGCCCTCATGGCCGCTTACGCCATCAAGGCCCCTTCCCCGAGGACCCCGGTGCGCTTCCTTTCGGGGGGCAACGTGCAAAAGGTGATCCTGGCCCGGGAGCTCAAGGGGGGCCCCCGGCTTGTCCTGGCCATGCACCCCACCTACGGGGTGGACGTGGGGGCGGCGGAGGAGGTGCACGGGAGGCTTTTGGACCTGGCCCGGCAAGGGGCCGCCATCCTCCTGGTGAGCGAGGACCTGGACGAGATCCTGGCCCTCTCCCACCGGGTGGCCGCCTTGTACCACGGAAGGCTGGTGGGGCCCGTTCCCCGGGAGGAGGCGGACCGGGAGCGGCTTGGCCGCATGATGGCGGAAGGACGGGCATGA
- a CDS encoding ABC transporter permease — MRLELDPAPTPRKVALSYGAFLLLAFLLLGLLFLAYGVSPLKAYGLLLSPLLDPLGLAEVARRAIPLLLIGAGLSLAFRVGFFNIGAEGQLLMGAVGAAYVALFLPPGPYTLLLMFFLGGALGALWAGFAAWLRVRFGASEILTTLMQNYLAYYLVVYLVAGPWKGQFVFGFLYTDRFPEAARLPRLGETLVHWPTLLLGVGAALLLHLLLFRTPLGFALRILGENREAARYLGLKEGRLLLLVAVASGLLAGFAGVGEVAGIHGRLLEPAQISLGYGFTAILVAWLARGRPGLTLLTAPLLGLILAGGDALKLAFSMPFRVVDVVAGLLLLAWIGAEAASRHRILWRR, encoded by the coding sequence ATGAGACTGGAGCTAGACCCCGCCCCTACCCCCAGGAAGGTGGCTTTAAGCTACGGGGCTTTCTTGCTCCTGGCCTTCCTCCTTTTGGGCCTTCTCTTCCTCGCCTATGGGGTCTCCCCCCTAAAGGCCTATGGCCTCCTCCTTTCCCCGCTTTTAGACCCCTTGGGCCTGGCGGAGGTGGCCCGCAGGGCCATCCCCCTCCTCCTCATCGGGGCGGGGCTCAGCCTTGCCTTCCGGGTGGGGTTCTTCAACATCGGGGCCGAGGGGCAGCTCCTCATGGGAGCGGTGGGGGCGGCCTACGTGGCCCTTTTCCTGCCCCCGGGGCCCTATACCCTCCTCCTCATGTTCTTCCTTGGGGGGGCGCTTGGGGCCTTGTGGGCGGGGTTTGCCGCTTGGCTTCGGGTGCGCTTCGGGGCGAGCGAGATCCTCACCACCCTGATGCAGAACTACCTGGCCTACTACTTGGTGGTCTACTTGGTGGCGGGGCCTTGGAAGGGACAGTTCGTCTTCGGCTTCCTCTACACGGACCGCTTCCCCGAGGCGGCCAGGCTTCCTAGGCTTGGGGAAACCCTCGTCCACTGGCCCACCCTGCTCCTTGGGGTGGGGGCGGCGCTGCTTCTCCACCTCCTCCTCTTCCGCACCCCCTTGGGCTTCGCCTTGCGCATCCTGGGGGAGAACCGGGAGGCGGCGCGGTACCTGGGGCTTAAGGAGGGGCGGCTTCTCCTCCTGGTGGCTGTGGCCTCGGGCCTCCTTGCCGGGTTTGCCGGGGTGGGGGAGGTGGCGGGGATCCACGGGAGGCTTTTGGAACCCGCCCAGATCTCCCTGGGCTACGGCTTCACCGCCATCCTGGTGGCCTGGCTCGCCCGGGGAAGGCCGGGGCTTACCCTCCTCACCGCCCCCCTCCTCGGGCTCATCCTGGCGGGGGGGGACGCCTTGAAGCTGGCCTTCTCCATGCCCTTTCGGGTAGTGGACGTGGTGGCGGGGCTTTTGCTCCTGGCCTGGATCGGGGCGGAGGCGGCAAGCCGCCACCGGATCCTTTGGAGGCGCTGA
- a CDS encoding ABC transporter permease → MEEALVRAVLFGTPILLAALGALLAERSGVVNLGVEGIMALSALAAFAAALGAGPWVGAVAGVGAGVLLSLFLGLFAITLRANPFVAGLAVAALGLGASGILGKRYEGVPLENPLPEVPLALLSLLLAFLLHLLLYRSRFGLYLRSVGENPKAADLFGVGVEGVRYLALGLGGGLIGLGGAYLSLAYRPSWTDGMTSGLGWVAIALVILAAWEPLRAVFGAYLFGLLFFLQFRLQGSVPIPSEAFAAMPYLLVILVLALSGRSRAPRALGQPFERGR, encoded by the coding sequence ATGGAAGAGGCGTTGGTGCGTGCCGTGCTTTTCGGTACCCCTATCCTCCTCGCCGCCTTGGGGGCCCTCCTGGCCGAGCGGAGCGGGGTGGTGAACCTGGGGGTGGAGGGGATCATGGCCCTTTCGGCCCTCGCCGCCTTCGCCGCCGCCTTGGGGGCGGGGCCTTGGGTGGGGGCGGTGGCCGGGGTGGGGGCGGGGGTGCTCCTTTCCCTTTTCCTGGGGCTTTTCGCCATCACCTTGAGGGCCAACCCCTTCGTGGCGGGGTTGGCGGTGGCTGCCCTGGGCCTTGGGGCCTCGGGGATCTTGGGGAAGCGCTACGAGGGGGTGCCCCTAGAAAACCCCTTGCCCGAGGTGCCTTTGGCCCTCCTTTCCCTCCTCTTGGCCTTTCTCCTCCACCTCCTCCTCTACCGGAGCCGGTTTGGCCTTTACCTGAGGAGCGTGGGGGAGAACCCCAAGGCGGCGGACCTCTTTGGGGTGGGCGTGGAGGGGGTGCGCTACCTGGCCTTGGGGCTTGGGGGTGGGCTGATCGGCCTTGGTGGGGCGTACCTTTCCTTGGCTTACCGCCCTTCCTGGACGGACGGGATGACCTCGGGGCTTGGCTGGGTGGCCATCGCCTTGGTGATCCTGGCCGCCTGGGAGCCCCTGCGGGCGGTCTTTGGGGCCTACCTCTTCGGCCTCCTCTTCTTCCTGCAGTTTCGGCTTCAGGGCAGTGTACCTATACCGTCCGAGGCCTTCGCCGCCATGCCCTACCTTCTGGTTATCCTGGTCCTGGCCCTCTCGGGCCGGTCCCGGGCCCCCAGGGCCCTGGGCCAGCCCTTTGAGCGGGGGAGGTGA